The following proteins are co-located in the Thermococcus celericrescens genome:
- a CDS encoding Na+/H+ antiporter subunit E, protein MSRVPFYLKERLKTLNERVLHGTSGASGLPPWERMALTWLALMAFWVVITSSVEPRDLITGAVVTLLVSLFMRDLLMDDIRRSGHIVEKILYFALIYLPQYLVIMAFRLLESNVKVARNVIFMDINPGIVKIRTDLHSDTGVTILANSITLTPGTLTLDVKKKLDETYLYVHWIDLETLNREKAGEKIKGDIEEWLKKVFW, encoded by the coding sequence ATGAGCCGCGTCCCCTTCTACCTAAAGGAGAGGCTGAAGACCCTCAACGAGAGGGTTCTCCACGGAACCTCCGGGGCGTCCGGCCTGCCGCCTTGGGAAAGGATGGCCCTGACCTGGCTCGCCCTGATGGCGTTCTGGGTCGTCATAACCTCCAGCGTGGAGCCGAGGGACCTCATCACCGGCGCCGTGGTCACCCTTCTTGTGTCGCTCTTCATGCGCGATCTCCTGATGGACGACATACGGCGGAGCGGGCACATAGTTGAGAAAATCCTCTACTTCGCCCTCATCTACCTGCCCCAGTATCTGGTGATAATGGCCTTCCGCCTGCTGGAGAGCAACGTGAAGGTGGCCAGGAACGTAATATTCATGGACATCAACCCGGGCATCGTCAAGATAAGGACCGATCTGCACTCCGACACGGGCGTAACGATACTCGCGAACTCCATAACCCTGACGCCCGGCACCCTTACACTGGACGTCAAGAAGAAGCTCGACGAGACCTACCTCTACGTTCACTGGATAGACCTGGAGACCCTCAACCGGGAGAAGGCCGGGGAAAAAATAAAGGGGGACATAGAGGAATGGCTCAAGAAGGTCTTCTGGTGA
- the gcvH gene encoding glycine cleavage system protein GcvH: MIEVGEYRVKEGLYYTKDHEWVQVLEDGTVLIGISDYAQKELGDLAYVELPDVGSELSKGDVLCELESVKAVSEVYAPVSGEVTEVNAELEDSPELLNEDPYENWIAKLKPSNLDEELKELMDAEAYAEYLESL, encoded by the coding sequence ATGATTGAAGTCGGAGAATACAGGGTTAAGGAGGGCCTTTACTACACGAAGGACCACGAGTGGGTCCAGGTTCTTGAGGACGGGACGGTCCTCATCGGAATAAGCGACTACGCCCAGAAGGAGCTCGGCGACCTGGCCTACGTCGAGCTTCCGGACGTCGGTTCTGAGCTCAGCAAGGGCGACGTTCTCTGCGAGCTTGAGAGCGTCAAGGCCGTTTCCGAGGTCTATGCCCCGGTCAGCGGTGAGGTCACTGAGGTCAACGCCGAGCTCGAGGACAGCCCGGAGCTTCTCAACGAGGACCCCTACGAGAACTGGATAGCCAAGCTCAAGCCGAGCAACCTCGACGAGGAGCTCAAGGAGCTTATGGACGCCGAGGCCTACGCCGAATACCTCGAGAGCCTCTGA
- a CDS encoding AAA family ATPase, with protein MVVVYFDTRPKRRKEDLYDREDELGEFEKSIKSNNPLTVITGIRRLGKTSLLLVGLNQLSFPYVLVDFRGVNPNSRMDVYKRIENAVNAFFRENREIWEELRESLKSISGLRLLGFGVSFSWKEEKTDLVALFRELEKYNVVLAFDEVQYLRGPVGSEFAGLIAHLYDYSELRIVMTGSEVGLLHDYLGVDDPSAPLYGRYFHEVSLSRFIPEQSRDFLIKGFEQVGITPPENLIEDAVERLDGIVGWLVLFGRKAMEKGLSERLIGEVFEDARALAMSEFENFLKKRIAARERYIEMMRAIAGGKRTWEEIKEHLERKEGKSIADSVLARLLKGLVDSSFLEKRIERRNVYYMIPDPILEAAFKN; from the coding sequence GTGGTAGTTGTGTACTTCGACACTCGTCCGAAAAGGAGAAAAGAGGATCTATATGATCGGGAAGATGAGTTGGGCGAGTTCGAGAAGTCCATAAAGTCCAACAACCCGCTAACGGTCATCACTGGCATAAGGAGGCTTGGAAAGACCTCACTTCTTCTCGTGGGCCTCAACCAGCTTTCCTTCCCCTACGTTCTCGTGGACTTCAGGGGGGTTAATCCAAACTCCCGTATGGATGTCTATAAGAGGATAGAGAACGCCGTCAATGCCTTCTTTCGCGAGAACCGAGAAATCTGGGAAGAACTCAGGGAAAGTCTCAAGAGCATCTCGGGCCTCAGACTACTGGGCTTTGGGGTGAGCTTCTCCTGGAAGGAGGAAAAGACCGACCTGGTGGCCCTTTTCAGGGAGCTGGAGAAATACAATGTCGTCTTGGCCTTCGACGAAGTTCAGTACCTCAGGGGGCCAGTCGGTAGTGAGTTCGCGGGCTTGATAGCCCACCTCTATGACTACTCAGAGCTGAGGATAGTGATGACCGGCTCTGAAGTGGGCCTGCTTCACGACTACCTCGGGGTTGATGACCCCAGCGCCCCGTTATACGGAAGGTACTTCCACGAGGTGAGCCTGTCCCGATTTATCCCCGAGCAGAGCAGGGATTTCCTGATAAAGGGGTTCGAACAGGTCGGTATAACCCCGCCGGAAAATCTCATAGAAGACGCCGTTGAAAGACTCGACGGAATAGTAGGTTGGCTTGTCCTCTTCGGGAGGAAGGCCATGGAGAAAGGGCTATCGGAAAGGCTCATAGGCGAGGTCTTTGAGGATGCCAGGGCACTCGCCATGAGCGAGTTCGAGAACTTTCTGAAGAAAAGGATCGCGGCTAGGGAGCGATACATTGAGATGATGAGAGCCATAGCGGGTGGAAAGAGGACGTGGGAAGAAATAAAAGAACACCTTGAGAGAAAAGAAGGTAAGAGCATAGCGGACAGCGTTCTGGCGAGGCTCCTTAAGGGACTTGTGGATTCATCGTTCCTTGAGAAAAGAATCGAGAGAAGGAACGTTTACTACATGATTCCGGACCCGATACTGGAGGCCGCATTTAAGAATTAA
- a CDS encoding sulfide/dihydroorotate dehydrogenase-like FAD/NAD-binding protein, producing the protein MPYKILEKKEIAMRNIWYRIHAPHVAKKVQPGQFVIVRAFKNGERIPLTPVMWDRDEGWIVLITFIRGRTTMRMANELKPGDEILNIAGPLGNPAEMEKFGKILAIGAYTGIVEVYPIAKAWQELGNDVTTLHVTFEPMVVLKDELEEAVGRHILETVPIDPNLDFPTNMKNVTKRLTEKVRELLEKEEYDMVFMVGPAGDQRAVFNVVKEFGIPMKSDLHPIMVDGTGMCGACRVTVGGEVKFACIDGPEFDAYQVNWDELIARSGYYTDMEQRAMQEYMKLFEQALQGGEQ; encoded by the coding sequence GTGCCATACAAGATACTTGAAAAGAAAGAGATCGCCATGAGGAACATATGGTACAGGATCCACGCGCCTCATGTGGCTAAGAAGGTCCAGCCAGGACAGTTCGTCATAGTCAGGGCCTTCAAAAACGGGGAGAGGATCCCGCTCACACCCGTCATGTGGGACAGGGATGAGGGCTGGATAGTGCTCATAACGTTCATCAGGGGAAGGACCACCATGAGGATGGCCAACGAGCTGAAGCCGGGCGATGAGATACTGAACATCGCCGGCCCGCTCGGAAACCCGGCCGAGATGGAGAAGTTCGGAAAGATACTCGCCATCGGTGCCTACACCGGAATAGTTGAGGTTTACCCCATAGCCAAGGCCTGGCAGGAGCTCGGAAACGACGTTACGACACTCCACGTCACCTTCGAGCCGATGGTCGTCCTCAAGGACGAGCTGGAGGAAGCCGTCGGCAGGCACATCCTTGAGACCGTCCCGATCGATCCGAACCTTGACTTCCCGACCAACATGAAGAACGTCACCAAGAGGCTGACCGAGAAGGTCAGGGAACTCCTAGAGAAGGAGGAGTACGACATGGTCTTCATGGTCGGCCCCGCCGGAGACCAGAGGGCCGTTTTCAACGTAGTCAAAGAGTTCGGCATCCCCATGAAGTCCGACCTCCACCCGATAATGGTGGATGGAACAGGAATGTGCGGCGCCTGCCGCGTCACCGTCGGCGGCGAGGTTAAGTTCGCCTGCATAGACGGGCCGGAGTTCGACGCGTACCAGGTGAACTGGGACGAGCTCATAGCGAGGAGCGGCTACTACACGGATATGGAGCAGAGGGCCATGCAGGAGTACATGAAACTCTTCGAGCAGGCCCTCCAAGGGGGTGAGCAGTAA
- a CDS encoding tRNA (adenine-N1)-methyltransferase, producing the protein MIREGDKVLLIDRRGKRYLVTVSEREFHTDLGILKLGELIGKEYGETIVSHRNEEFRVLKPDINDIIAKMKRGPQIVHPKDAGIILAYAGISPGDTVIEAGVGSGALTIFLANAVGPNGRVISYERREDFARIAQKNIELAGFSDRVTIKLKNIYEGIDEEYADHIVLDLPQPENVLPHAVEVLRPGGYFVAYTPCMNQVHRFFQAFQEYKEHFYKPRVVEVLVREQEVKKECMRPKTTMLAHTGYITFIRKL; encoded by the coding sequence TTGATCAGGGAAGGGGATAAGGTTCTGCTCATCGATAGGAGGGGCAAGCGCTACCTGGTGACGGTATCGGAGAGGGAGTTCCACACCGATCTGGGAATACTCAAGCTCGGCGAGCTCATAGGGAAGGAGTACGGCGAGACGATAGTCAGCCACCGAAACGAGGAGTTCAGGGTCCTCAAACCCGACATAAACGACATAATAGCCAAGATGAAGCGCGGACCGCAAATAGTCCACCCCAAGGACGCCGGCATAATACTCGCCTACGCTGGTATTTCCCCCGGCGATACGGTGATAGAGGCGGGCGTCGGGAGCGGCGCGCTCACGATATTCCTCGCCAACGCCGTCGGGCCAAACGGAAGGGTTATCAGCTACGAACGCCGCGAGGACTTCGCCAGGATAGCCCAGAAGAACATCGAGCTGGCTGGATTCTCTGACAGGGTAACCATAAAGCTCAAGAACATCTACGAGGGCATAGATGAAGAGTACGCCGACCACATAGTCCTCGACCTGCCTCAGCCAGAGAACGTCCTCCCTCACGCCGTTGAGGTTCTCAGACCCGGCGGCTACTTCGTGGCGTACACCCCGTGCATGAACCAGGTCCACAGATTCTTCCAGGCGTTTCAGGAGTACAAGGAGCACTTCTACAAACCGAGGGTCGTCGAGGTCCTCGTCAGGGAGCAGGAGGTAAAGAAGGAGTGCATGAGGCCGAAGACGACTATGCTGGCCCATACGGGATACATAACATTCATCAGGAAGCTGTGA
- a CDS encoding DUF257 family protein, translated as MSRVDIPIFEKYIFGKANRGDVILLEYAPTYPVEEFSWGVLLPALVERDGVVVADFFGIGGILFRNYTRKVSGKEYSGVIELIKKIKVVKIGPGSTSYGDVIGEVVPAYDSHTFLKNYYTIVSRISHSPTKPEYFITFGLGHYIHFGGDEAIKAILTGISTIPLEDWVGIHFINAGVLRSEHLAMLEEIASMVFHISRDGLKVKKEGGAIDQGRG; from the coding sequence GTGAGTCGCGTGGACATCCCCATCTTCGAGAAGTACATCTTCGGCAAGGCCAACCGGGGAGACGTTATTCTGCTCGAGTACGCCCCCACGTATCCAGTGGAAGAGTTCTCGTGGGGCGTCCTTCTGCCGGCACTCGTTGAGAGGGACGGGGTCGTCGTGGCAGATTTCTTTGGCATTGGGGGCATTCTCTTCAGAAACTACACCCGAAAGGTCTCCGGAAAGGAGTACTCGGGAGTGATAGAACTCATTAAAAAAATAAAGGTCGTGAAGATCGGCCCCGGCTCCACCAGCTACGGCGACGTTATAGGGGAGGTGGTTCCGGCCTACGATTCACACACGTTCCTGAAGAACTACTACACCATCGTCAGCAGGATAAGCCATTCCCCCACAAAGCCGGAGTACTTCATCACCTTCGGGCTCGGCCACTACATACACTTCGGTGGGGACGAGGCGATAAAGGCCATACTAACCGGCATCAGCACGATACCCCTGGAGGACTGGGTGGGGATACACTTTATAAACGCGGGCGTTCTGAGAAGTGAACACCTAGCGATGCTTGAGGAAATCGCCTCGATGGTGTTCCACATATCACGGGACGGCCTGAAAGTAAAAAAGGAAGGTGGAGCGATTGATCAGGGAAGGGGATAA
- a CDS encoding signal recognition particle protein Srp19: MRKFVVWPSELDARLSRRYGRAVSRELAIDGPKVQEIADAALALGMKVIELDEEKLNPRLAGLDDEYRLRGMLRIESRHPKGKSLRMLGQKIREIRKTQVKPRGKKKRKSGKKKR, translated from the coding sequence ATGAGAAAGTTCGTGGTGTGGCCCAGCGAGCTCGACGCAAGGCTCAGCAGGCGCTACGGAAGGGCTGTGAGCAGGGAACTTGCCATCGACGGACCGAAGGTTCAGGAGATAGCCGATGCCGCGCTGGCCCTCGGGATGAAGGTGATCGAGCTCGATGAGGAGAAACTCAACCCTCGGCTGGCAGGTCTCGACGATGAGTACCGGCTCAGGGGAATGCTCCGAATCGAGAGCAGGCACCCTAAGGGCAAATCCCTGAGGATGCTTGGGCAGAAGATCAGGGAAATCAGAAAGACCCAGGTCAAGCCCCGGGGCAAGAAGAAACGCAAATCCGGGAAGAAAAAGAGGTGA
- a CDS encoding Lrp/AsnC family transcriptional regulator → MVRSYVLLTVEIGKVESVIEALKQIPGVTKADAVTGPYDAIVHIEAKDLGELTRRILHDIHNIDGVIDTTTAIVVEMEEEE, encoded by the coding sequence ATGGTTAGGTCGTACGTTTTACTGACCGTTGAGATTGGGAAAGTTGAGAGCGTCATAGAGGCGCTCAAACAGATTCCGGGCGTTACCAAGGCCGACGCCGTCACCGGCCCCTACGATGCTATAGTCCACATCGAGGCGAAGGACCTCGGCGAGCTGACCAGGAGGATACTCCACGACATACACAACATTGACGGCGTTATCGATACCACTACCGCCATAGTCGTAGAAATGGAAGAAGAGGAGTGA
- a CDS encoding ATP-dependent DNA helicase yields MRVDELPVDERIKRIIRERGIEELYPPQAEALMSGVLEGKNLVLAIPTASGKTLVSEIVMVNKLLREGGKAVYLVPLKALAEEKYREFKEWEVLGLRVAATTGDYDSTDEWLGRYDVIIATAEKFDSLLRHGSNWIEDVKLVVADEVHLIGSYDRGATLEMILSHMLGKAQILALSATVGNAEELAEWLDAALVMSDWRPVQLRKGVFHIGQLFWEDGGIDRYPENWESLAIDAVKKGKQALVFVNTRRSAEKEALSLSSKIARLLTKPETRQLDELVSSIEDNPTTEKLKRALRGGVAFHHAGLSRAERTMIEDAFRSKLIKVIVATPTLAAGVNTPAFRVIIRDTKRYAGFGWTDIPVLEIQQMMGRAGRPKYDKVGEAIIVARTEEPRRLMEKYIHGKPEKLFSMLANEQAFRSQILALVTNFRIGNFRELVSFLERTFYAHQRRDIASLEYKAKNVVYFLIENGFIDMDMNDRFMPLPFGKRSSQLYIDPLTAKKFKDAFPKLENNPNPFGIFQLIASTPDMATLNARRREMEDYLDLAYEMEDKLYTNIPYYEDSRFQGFLGQIKTAKVLLDWINEVPETRIYETYNIDPGDLYRILELADWLMYSLIELYRLFEPEEDVLNYLRDLHLRLRHGVREELLELVKLPNIGRKRARALYNAGFRSQEDIMRAKVRDLLEVEGIGMKVVEGLFRHFGVEMPKGAKKDSKKAEKARKGTLDAFLK; encoded by the coding sequence ATGAGGGTTGATGAGCTTCCAGTGGACGAGAGGATAAAGAGGATAATCCGTGAGAGGGGAATAGAGGAACTGTACCCGCCGCAGGCGGAGGCCCTGATGAGCGGCGTCCTGGAGGGAAAAAACCTTGTACTCGCCATTCCCACGGCGAGCGGAAAGACCCTTGTGAGCGAGATAGTCATGGTCAACAAGCTTCTCCGAGAGGGGGGCAAGGCGGTCTATCTCGTCCCCCTGAAGGCTCTGGCAGAGGAGAAGTACCGCGAGTTCAAGGAATGGGAGGTTCTGGGTCTCCGCGTGGCCGCAACGACCGGTGACTACGACTCCACCGACGAGTGGCTCGGGCGCTACGATGTAATAATCGCCACCGCCGAGAAGTTCGACTCCCTCCTGAGGCACGGCTCCAACTGGATTGAGGACGTCAAACTGGTCGTGGCGGACGAGGTCCACCTCATAGGCTCCTACGACAGGGGGGCCACGCTCGAGATGATACTCAGTCACATGCTCGGAAAGGCCCAGATTCTGGCCCTGAGTGCCACCGTTGGAAACGCCGAGGAGCTCGCCGAGTGGCTCGATGCCGCGCTGGTTATGAGCGACTGGCGCCCGGTTCAGCTCAGGAAGGGGGTATTCCACATCGGGCAGCTCTTCTGGGAGGACGGCGGAATAGACCGCTACCCCGAGAACTGGGAGAGTCTGGCGATTGACGCGGTCAAGAAGGGCAAGCAGGCGCTGGTGTTCGTCAACACCCGCCGCTCTGCCGAGAAGGAGGCCCTCTCACTGTCCTCCAAGATAGCCCGCCTTCTCACGAAGCCGGAGACCAGGCAGCTGGACGAGCTGGTTTCCTCTATCGAGGACAACCCTACGACGGAGAAGCTCAAGAGGGCGCTGCGGGGTGGTGTCGCCTTCCACCACGCGGGCCTGAGCAGGGCTGAGAGGACCATGATAGAGGACGCATTTCGCTCTAAACTGATAAAGGTAATCGTAGCCACCCCCACCTTGGCCGCCGGCGTCAATACACCCGCATTCCGTGTTATAATCCGCGACACCAAGCGCTACGCTGGCTTCGGCTGGACGGACATACCGGTCCTCGAGATACAGCAGATGATGGGGCGCGCCGGGAGGCCGAAGTACGACAAAGTCGGAGAGGCAATAATCGTCGCAAGGACGGAGGAACCGAGAAGGCTGATGGAGAAATACATCCATGGAAAGCCCGAGAAGCTCTTCTCGATGCTCGCCAACGAGCAGGCCTTCAGGAGCCAGATTCTGGCGCTCGTGACCAACTTCAGAATAGGTAACTTCCGTGAGCTGGTTTCTTTCCTTGAGAGGACTTTCTACGCCCACCAGCGCAGGGATATAGCCTCGCTTGAATACAAGGCCAAGAACGTCGTCTACTTCCTCATCGAAAACGGGTTCATCGACATGGACATGAACGACCGCTTCATGCCCCTGCCCTTTGGAAAACGCAGCTCCCAGCTTTACATAGACCCCCTCACGGCGAAGAAATTCAAGGACGCCTTCCCGAAGCTTGAGAACAACCCAAATCCCTTCGGAATCTTCCAGCTGATAGCCTCGACGCCGGACATGGCCACGCTGAACGCCCGGAGACGGGAGATGGAGGACTACCTCGATCTGGCCTATGAGATGGAGGATAAGCTTTACACGAACATCCCCTACTATGAGGACTCGCGCTTCCAGGGCTTTTTGGGCCAGATAAAAACGGCAAAGGTGCTCCTAGACTGGATAAACGAGGTTCCGGAGACGAGGATATACGAGACCTACAACATAGACCCGGGTGATCTCTACAGAATTCTGGAGCTCGCGGACTGGCTCATGTACTCCCTCATCGAGCTGTACCGGCTCTTCGAGCCGGAGGAAGACGTGCTGAACTATCTGAGAGATCTGCACCTCCGCCTGCGCCATGGCGTTCGCGAGGAGCTCCTCGAGCTGGTTAAGCTCCCCAACATCGGAAGGAAGAGGGCGAGGGCGCTCTACAACGCCGGCTTCAGGAGCCAGGAGGATATAATGCGCGCCAAGGTGAGGGACCTCCTGGAGGTTGAGGGCATTGGAATGAAGGTGGTTGAAGGTTTGTTCCGGCACTTTGGCGTGGAGATGCCGAAGGGTGCTAAAAAGGACTCCAAAAAGGCGGAAAAAGCGCGGAAGGGAACCCTAGATGCTTTCCTGAAGTAG
- a CDS encoding dephospho-CoA kinase yields the protein MIIIVTGMPGSGKSRIVKEFERRGFPSVSMGDVVREETVKRGLELTKENVAKVSIRLRQELGQNAVAKLTVEKVRRLLEGSRVVVIDGVRSLDEVGTFRSAFPTEEIIILAVHTPPHTRFERLKARGRHDDPRTWEDFEERDWKELKFGIGNVIAMADHMIVNDCSRDEYEERVRELVDFLLSKLRPSGRGGGQRILAEH from the coding sequence ATGATAATCATCGTGACTGGAATGCCCGGTTCGGGAAAGAGCAGGATTGTCAAGGAATTCGAGAGGAGAGGCTTTCCGAGCGTTTCTATGGGAGACGTCGTGAGGGAGGAGACAGTAAAGCGCGGTCTGGAGCTGACCAAGGAGAACGTTGCCAAGGTGAGCATCCGCCTGAGGCAGGAGCTGGGTCAGAATGCCGTTGCAAAGCTGACGGTCGAGAAGGTGAGGCGCCTCCTTGAGGGCAGCAGGGTCGTCGTTATAGACGGCGTCCGCTCCCTCGACGAGGTTGGAACCTTTAGGAGCGCTTTTCCGACGGAGGAGATAATAATACTCGCCGTTCACACGCCGCCACACACGCGCTTCGAGAGGCTCAAAGCCAGGGGCAGACACGACGACCCGAGGACGTGGGAGGACTTCGAGGAGCGCGACTGGAAGGAGCTGAAGTTCGGCATAGGCAACGTCATCGCGATGGCCGACCACATGATAGTGAACGACTGCAGTAGGGACGAATACGAGGAGAGGGTAAGGGAGCTCGTTGACTTTCTTTTGTCCAAACTTCGCCCCTCAGGCCGGGGAGGAGGTCAGAGGATTCTAGCCGAGCATTGA
- a CDS encoding ZIP family metal transporter: protein MLENFVASLAEWILSISNGEIMWVAFYAGLFVALMTSLGAMVAIFAKSLPEGGVDFALSFAAGVMIVAAFTSLILPAIESTGSFAPAGIGIALGVLLIYAIDRFLPHEHLVKGYEGPKSMKDKLRKVWLLVIAVIIHNLPEGLAVGTSLVYNLEVGLVTTIAIGIQDFPEGTVVSLPLAAIQKKRLTPIAMGVLSGFAEMAMVLVGAYFFTLFSWLLPYGLGMAGGAMLYVTVKEMIPEIYRGEKNQTLVTLGFFVGFYVMLFLDSMLG, encoded by the coding sequence GTGTTAGAGAACTTCGTGGCCAGTCTCGCGGAGTGGATACTGAGCATCTCGAACGGCGAAATCATGTGGGTTGCTTTCTACGCCGGACTTTTCGTCGCACTCATGACTTCTCTCGGAGCTATGGTGGCGATATTCGCCAAGAGCCTCCCCGAGGGAGGCGTTGATTTTGCCCTCAGCTTCGCCGCCGGCGTGATGATAGTGGCGGCCTTCACGAGTCTCATCCTGCCAGCGATAGAGAGCACCGGCTCTTTTGCACCGGCTGGAATCGGGATAGCCCTTGGGGTGCTGCTCATCTACGCCATAGACCGCTTTCTCCCACATGAACACCTCGTCAAGGGCTACGAGGGCCCCAAATCCATGAAGGACAAGCTGAGGAAGGTCTGGCTTCTTGTCATAGCGGTGATAATCCACAACCTGCCGGAGGGCCTCGCGGTCGGGACGTCCCTCGTCTACAACCTGGAGGTGGGCCTCGTCACGACGATAGCGATTGGCATCCAGGACTTCCCCGAGGGGACTGTTGTTTCCCTCCCGCTGGCGGCGATACAGAAGAAGCGCCTGACACCGATAGCCATGGGCGTCTTGAGCGGCTTCGCGGAGATGGCGATGGTTCTTGTTGGAGCGTACTTCTTCACGCTCTTCAGCTGGCTTTTACCGTACGGCTTAGGCATGGCGGGCGGCGCGATGCTGTACGTCACGGTGAAGGAGATGATACCGGAGATATACAGGGGAGAAAAGAACCAGACGCTCGTAACCCTCGGCTTTTTCGTGGGCTTCTACGTGATGCTGTTCCTCGACTCAATGCTCGGCTAG
- a CDS encoding RNA-binding domain-containing protein, whose product MELFEEVEVEAYVYPTEDIEKVKRAMLNLIHDLEFEAFDRGDYVILTGKTKSRKALSRLYELFRGQAILDTARSFLEEGYFGEEIIIRVNKQAAYAGVVNFNEESPLGPITIIIRTRDPGKLMKWLAPRTKDGVPIE is encoded by the coding sequence ATGGAACTCTTTGAGGAAGTTGAGGTTGAGGCTTACGTTTATCCGACCGAGGACATCGAGAAGGTTAAGAGGGCCATGCTGAACCTGATCCATGACCTGGAGTTCGAGGCGTTCGATAGGGGCGATTACGTCATTCTGACCGGCAAAACGAAGAGCAGAAAGGCCCTTAGCAGGCTCTACGAGCTCTTCCGCGGACAGGCTATACTTGACACTGCGCGCTCGTTCCTTGAGGAGGGGTACTTCGGCGAGGAAATAATCATCAGAGTCAACAAACAGGCGGCCTACGCCGGCGTCGTCAACTTCAACGAGGAGTCGCCGCTAGGCCCCATAACGATAATCATCAGAACCAGGGACCCGGGGAAGCTAATGAAGTGGCTCGCGCCGAGAACCAAGGATGGGGTGCCGATAGAGTAA
- a CDS encoding ABC transporter permease, with protein MSDFWVMAKKELTNLFRDRKLLFGLIIVPLIIYPMMGKFIQVGMEQATGTTHVTIVNFDEGRYGDALVDALKTAPNTSVTLVNATTLEGALQWAVENKQNVLVVIPRDFSAKLTANETATVEIYGIFLSVGTGMKESVSEGRISAVIGILSDEIARLKVAALGAENPDAVLHPITVESRSYINDRVVDVPPGVVSGVIASQAFTIPLIIFLMVMITSQMAAGAIASEKENKTLETLLTLPVPRTHIVGAKIFGTAMMGLVAAVAYMIGMRQYMGSFMGGELGVSLGDLGLMVTPTGAAMFALVVFLTIIISLSLAMIVATFAEDVQSATTLVSAVILPLAFPAFILMYTDIGDLPVVFQYVLKAIPFTHPILDYRYVLVENYRAIAVSAIYLAAIAVGILYATARLFSSERILTAQISWGRRKKKAAE; from the coding sequence ATGAGCGACTTCTGGGTGATGGCCAAGAAGGAGCTCACGAACCTCTTCAGGGACAGAAAGCTGCTCTTCGGTCTCATAATAGTCCCCCTGATAATCTACCCCATGATGGGGAAGTTCATACAGGTAGGAATGGAGCAGGCAACCGGGACGACGCACGTGACGATAGTGAACTTTGACGAGGGACGTTACGGAGATGCCCTAGTGGATGCGCTCAAGACGGCCCCCAACACCAGCGTAACCCTTGTAAACGCCACGACGCTCGAAGGAGCGCTTCAATGGGCGGTGGAGAATAAACAGAACGTTCTGGTGGTTATCCCCAGGGACTTCTCCGCCAAGCTGACGGCGAACGAAACTGCCACGGTCGAGATATACGGCATCTTTCTGAGCGTGGGGACGGGAATGAAAGAGAGCGTCAGTGAGGGCAGGATAAGCGCCGTCATAGGGATACTGAGCGATGAGATAGCTCGCCTTAAGGTGGCCGCACTGGGTGCCGAAAATCCGGACGCGGTTCTGCATCCGATAACCGTGGAGAGCAGGTCTTACATAAACGACAGGGTGGTCGATGTTCCACCGGGGGTTGTCTCGGGAGTAATAGCGTCCCAGGCATTCACGATACCCCTGATAATCTTCCTTATGGTCATGATAACCTCCCAGATGGCCGCTGGAGCCATAGCGAGTGAAAAGGAAAACAAAACGCTGGAAACGTTGCTGACACTTCCGGTTCCCAGAACTCATATAGTCGGGGCCAAGATATTCGGAACCGCCATGATGGGCCTGGTCGCGGCGGTGGCGTACATGATAGGAATGCGGCAGTACATGGGCTCATTCATGGGGGGAGAGCTGGGGGTCAGTCTTGGGGACCTCGGCCTCATGGTAACGCCGACGGGCGCGGCGATGTTCGCCCTCGTGGTGTTCCTGACGATAATAATCTCCCTCAGCCTGGCTATGATAGTGGCAACCTTCGCCGAAGACGTCCAGAGCGCAACAACGCTGGTCAGCGCGGTAATCCTGCCCCTGGCGTTTCCGGCGTTCATACTTATGTACACCGACATTGGGGACCTTCCGGTGGTCTTTCAATACGTCCTTAAAGCGATACCCTTCACCCATCCGATACTCGACTACAGATACGTGCTGGTGGAGAACTACAGGGCAATAGCGGTCAGTGCCATCTACCTGGCCGCCATAGCGGTGGGTATACTCTACGCCACGGCAAGGCTGTTCTCCTCCGAGAGAATCCTAACGGCCCAGATAAGCTGGGGCAGGAGGAAGAAAAAAGCGGCCGAATGA